The nucleotide window ACCAATGCTTCCATAACCGGGATAACGCTAACGGAATTAGCATAAAGAGGCGCACCCAGAAGCGTGGCTAAAGGAATAGTCCACCAGGCTTTGGTAGATAGATATTTTTCCACAAGGTTAGTTGGAACAAAGCCATGAATAAGAGCACCAATACCCACCCCCAGAACAACATAGGGAAATATTTTTTTAGTAATATACATTCCGTCATGCCAAAAATACCTAATCAAGGCTTTAAATGGTAATGAAGCCCCACCGTTATCTGTTTCAACCTGCTGCCGGGATTTAAATTTCAAAAGCTCCGGCTTAATGTATTTGCCAACATGCAATCTTTGAATTAACATCCCTCCTAATATGGCAACAGTAACTCCAATAAGGTTGTATAAAATTGTTACCCTCATTCCAAACATCGCCGGGAAAAGATATAGAGATGACTCATTAACCAAAGGGGAACTGATAAGAAAAGCAAAAGTGACTCCCAACGGTATTCCTGCTCCCGCAAAGCCAATAAACAGCGGGATTGATGAACACGAACAAAACGGAGTAATCACACCCAATAAAGCAGCTAAAAGATAATCTAAACCGAACCAGCGCCGTTTAGTTAAAATATCCCGGACCTTCTCCATTGGAAAATAGTAACGGGTAATTGCCATCATATAGTTGATAACAATTAACAAAAGGCCGATCTTAATAAGATCATAAATAAAGAAATTAATCGTATCTCCCCAATAAGAATGAGGAGTAATTTTTAGCCATTGGTAAGTAGTCAAATCGGCAAAAAATTGGATTGGTCTGAAAATATCCATAAATTAACAATTCTCTCCACAACTGCATTGACTTGGTTTTGATTCAGCTACCGCTCCCGAAGTAATCGCTTTCTTTATCTTCTCAATATCCGGCAAGAATCC belongs to Candidatus Beckwithbacteria bacterium and includes:
- a CDS encoding permease; amino-acid sequence: MDIFRPIQFFADLTTYQWLKITPHSYWGDTINFFIYDLIKIGLLLIVINYMMAITRYYFPMEKVRDILTKRRWFGLDYLLAALLGVITPFCSCSSIPLFIGFAGAGIPLGVTFAFLISSPLVNESSLYLFPAMFGMRVTILYNLIGVTVAILGGMLIQRLHVGKYIKPELLKFKSRQQVETDNGGASLPFKALIRYFWHDGMYITKKIFPYVVLGVGIGALIHGFVPTNLVEKYLSTKAWWTIPLATLLGAPLYANSVSVIPVMEALVGKGVPLGTALAFMTSIVTISIPEALILKKVMRWQLLAMFFGITIVGIMIIGYLFNGGI